The Serratia rhizosphaerae genome has a segment encoding these proteins:
- a CDS encoding peptidase domain-containing ABC transporter yields MEKIIPTQVFQSETNECGLACIAMLAETQGIDAPLEALRTRFPASQHGMSLATLTTILGELAIPAYPVSFEHQELAELPLPAILHYGASHYVLLAYRKGNHVCVMNPAIGQQLLPLEALKQEISGYALVLDHETPPDAAALAGVKRSQSFSALACMSMQETSRLPGIYRLMTLAFLISLTLFIMPVMVSSAINDVFSSAGATDFPYFYYLLAFVISTSLAFGVRVITERFIKRFVVLNSVAGFSRLLANSLNFFDKRAPGEIFSRFANWQSAAGQKIELDNGLRTDWIVGTIALGVMCYMSPLLALVSVVGVTMMGLVSVWAIYRDRYYTQQLQEKSAEQSDFILETIQGFSTIKSAGLASLRKGAFAQYALSLFTCRQKQKVYEQIKSSIYQLIGSLEMVFFMLLALPLLKSGALSLGEFFAYSFVREIFTSYITKIFFAILQKNQLHVIDKRARDLFPVGEEAAETSSVPPAAPPFSRSLGYRNIVFAYDAQQPVLQCLSFSLRRGESIAIVGESGAGKSTLLKVMCGLMPSQQGDIIVDDVPIDYRQAHALFFLQSQEDILFNAAVLQNITLFDEGFDESRKAQIERSLRGLNLEQAIARLPGGMNALIRESHAGLSLGQRQRLLLARAMYSDRPILVLDEPTANLDEETAQQVMDTLLAHCREQGKTLITVTHSESVLPKFDRVYRMTEGRIAAMTPSRAQPAASAMPCGEVC; encoded by the coding sequence ATGGAAAAGATAATCCCGACGCAGGTGTTTCAAAGCGAGACGAACGAATGCGGCCTGGCCTGTATTGCGATGCTGGCGGAAACACAGGGCATTGATGCGCCATTGGAAGCGTTGCGCACACGCTTTCCAGCTTCCCAGCACGGCATGTCGCTGGCGACGTTAACCACTATCCTCGGCGAACTGGCGATTCCTGCCTATCCGGTGTCTTTTGAGCATCAGGAACTGGCTGAACTGCCGCTGCCGGCGATTTTACACTATGGCGCCAGCCATTACGTTTTACTGGCCTACCGTAAAGGCAATCACGTCTGCGTGATGAACCCGGCGATCGGTCAGCAGTTATTGCCTCTGGAGGCGCTCAAGCAGGAGATCAGCGGCTATGCGCTGGTGCTGGATCATGAAACGCCGCCGGATGCCGCGGCATTGGCGGGGGTGAAGCGCAGCCAGTCTTTCAGCGCGCTGGCGTGTATGAGCATGCAGGAAACCTCGCGCCTGCCGGGTATTTATCGCCTGATGACGCTGGCGTTTCTGATTTCTCTTACGCTGTTTATTATGCCGGTAATGGTCAGCAGCGCGATTAATGATGTTTTTTCGAGCGCCGGCGCGACGGATTTCCCTTATTTTTACTACCTGCTGGCGTTTGTCATCTCTACCTCGCTAGCTTTTGGCGTACGAGTGATTACAGAGCGTTTTATCAAACGGTTCGTGGTGCTCAACAGCGTGGCCGGTTTCTCCCGGCTGTTAGCCAACTCGTTAAACTTTTTTGATAAACGTGCGCCTGGCGAAATATTCAGCCGTTTTGCCAACTGGCAGTCGGCCGCCGGGCAAAAAATTGAGCTGGATAACGGTCTGCGTACCGACTGGATCGTCGGGACGATTGCGTTGGGGGTAATGTGTTATATGAGCCCGCTGTTGGCGCTGGTGTCCGTCGTCGGCGTGACGATGATGGGGCTGGTCAGCGTATGGGCCATTTACCGCGATCGTTACTATACCCAGCAGTTGCAGGAAAAAAGCGCCGAGCAGAGCGATTTTATTCTGGAGACTATCCAGGGGTTTTCTACCATCAAATCCGCCGGGCTGGCCAGTCTGCGCAAAGGCGCGTTTGCCCAGTATGCGCTGTCGCTGTTTACCTGCCGGCAAAAGCAGAAAGTTTATGAGCAGATCAAGAGCAGTATCTATCAGCTGATCGGCAGCCTTGAGATGGTGTTTTTTATGCTGCTGGCTCTGCCTTTACTGAAGAGCGGCGCGTTAAGCCTCGGGGAGTTTTTCGCCTATAGCTTCGTGCGCGAGATTTTCACTTCGTATATCACCAAAATATTCTTCGCTATATTGCAAAAAAACCAGCTGCACGTGATCGACAAACGCGCACGCGATCTGTTCCCTGTCGGTGAGGAGGCGGCAGAAACATCGTCGGTTCCACCGGCTGCACCGCCGTTTTCCCGTAGCCTGGGCTACCGCAATATCGTGTTCGCCTATGACGCCCAGCAACCGGTGTTGCAGTGCCTGTCATTTTCGCTGCGGCGGGGGGAAAGCATCGCCATTGTCGGCGAGTCCGGCGCCGGCAAAAGCACCCTGCTGAAAGTGATGTGCGGCCTGATGCCGTCTCAGCAGGGCGATATCATCGTTGACGATGTCCCTATTGATTATCGACAGGCGCACGCGTTGTTTTTCCTGCAAAGTCAGGAGGATATCTTGTTTAATGCCGCCGTGTTGCAAAATATCACGCTGTTTGATGAAGGCTTCGACGAAAGTCGGAAAGCGCAAATTGAACGCTCTCTGCGCGGACTCAATCTGGAGCAGGCGATTGCCAGGCTGCCGGGCGGCATGAACGCGCTGATTCGTGAAAGCCACGCCGGTCTGTCGCTGGGGCAGCGTCAGCGACTGCTGCTGGCTCGAGCCATGTACAGCGACCGTCCGATTCTGGTGCTGGATGAACCTACCGCTAACCTGGATGAAGAGACGGCACAGCAGGTGATGGACACCCTGCTGGCGCACTGTCGTGAGCAGGGCAAAACCCTGATTACGGTTACCCACAGCGAAAGCGTGTTGCCGAAGTTTGATCGGGTGTACCGCATGACTGAGGGCCGGATAGCCGCGATGACGCCATCTAGGGCGCAGCCGGCAGCGTCAGCAATGCCGTGCGGAGAGGTCTGCTGA
- a CDS encoding efflux RND transporter periplasmic adaptor subunit: MQRRKNRKAALVLLPLLVVAIVVVISFYMRSAAEHIPEPTAVVSRGDIEKTVLATGILKPSLQVNVGAQVNGQLTRLYVKQGDRVTKGQLLAEIDPTLQENEVRKSEAQLQSAVAQKQASEANLTQYQLELKRQHQLDREGAGVKSDLEKAQAQYATQVAQVRMNEAQIVQMEMALETARANLGYTRILAPIDGEVLGIVTKEGQTIVSSQSAPTILVLANADTMTVHTRISETDILKVRVGQPLWFYVVADPKRRYDSVMGSIQEAPNEALREDNPTSSSSQQPTAVYYNGVFAIANLERQLRTSMTAQVFIITAQEKNVLRIPLAALGQPQGKDRYQVQVKRGSALEPRTIVTGISDRQFVEVKSGLKEGEDVVLTQIAGGQ; this comes from the coding sequence ATGCAACGACGGAAAAATCGCAAAGCCGCCCTTGTGTTACTGCCGTTGCTGGTGGTGGCCATCGTTGTGGTTATCAGTTTCTACATGCGCAGTGCGGCGGAGCATATCCCCGAGCCTACCGCGGTGGTCAGCCGGGGTGATATTGAAAAAACCGTGCTGGCGACCGGTATTTTGAAGCCGTCGCTGCAGGTTAACGTTGGCGCACAGGTCAATGGTCAACTGACCAGACTGTATGTCAAACAGGGTGACCGTGTGACCAAGGGTCAGCTGCTTGCAGAGATTGATCCGACGCTGCAGGAAAATGAGGTTCGCAAGTCGGAAGCGCAACTGCAAAGCGCGGTCGCGCAGAAGCAGGCTTCAGAAGCGAACCTGACGCAGTACCAGCTGGAGTTAAAGCGTCAACATCAGTTGGATCGCGAGGGGGCCGGGGTAAAAAGCGATCTGGAAAAAGCGCAGGCACAATATGCCACTCAGGTTGCTCAGGTGCGAATGAATGAAGCGCAGATCGTGCAAATGGAAATGGCGCTGGAGACGGCCAGGGCCAACCTGGGCTATACCCGAATTCTGGCGCCTATTGATGGCGAAGTGCTGGGCATTGTCACCAAAGAGGGGCAGACGATCGTATCGTCGCAGAGCGCTCCGACGATTCTGGTGTTGGCAAATGCCGACACCATGACGGTGCATACACGTATCTCAGAAACCGATATTTTGAAAGTGCGTGTCGGGCAGCCGCTGTGGTTCTACGTCGTGGCTGACCCCAAACGCCGCTATGACAGCGTAATGGGTTCGATCCAGGAGGCGCCGAATGAAGCGCTGCGTGAAGACAACCCGACGTCCTCTTCCAGTCAGCAGCCGACGGCGGTGTATTACAACGGCGTATTTGCCATTGCCAACCTTGAGCGTCAGCTGCGTACGTCGATGACTGCACAGGTGTTTATTATCACCGCGCAGGAGAAAAATGTATTGCGGATCCCGCTGGCGGCGCTGGGGCAGCCGCAGGGAAAAGACCGTTACCAGGTGCAGGTCAAGCGGGGCTCGGCACTTGAGCCGCGCACGATCGTCACCGGCATCAGCGACCGGCAGTTCGTTGAGGTTAAAAGCGGGTTGAAAGAAGGGGAAGACGTGGTGCTGACGCAGATTGCAGGGGGGCAATAA
- a CDS encoding efflux transporter outer membrane subunit yields the protein MRQKKSVVLLSCLMLSGCGALVKSEYQQPEVSVPAQWRTEITGPAYLASHEHWWDNFNDPQLSQLIAHVLSSNNDLAKAGLQLQQARLEAGLSNTNLTPDVTLSGGASNSKNLRGGGASEDYRTSLSLSYELDLWGKLARTREQAAWLVQASELDRQNVALTLIGNTADYYWQIAKLNQQLDAQQQMMSIAQETLRLVHARHAAGAASQIELLQARQSVNDRENQQQSLQQQREAARNALAILFNNSPDVRQPERRALDAGQDVPIAASVPLAVIGRRPDVQGTERRLRAALAGSDVARLNFYPSLSLTASLSAGSAIFQQWFSQPIRALGSSVALPFVQWNTMRLTAEKAKLDVQQQVIAFRSAVYNALSDVDNAMAQRLSYQQQKRRLLENLRLSQQRLTLAESQYRAGAVSFQTLLDAQDARLSSENSLAEMQYNYLNATMKLWLALGGAVDKDEMTEGNTHG from the coding sequence ATGAGACAGAAAAAAAGCGTGGTGTTGTTGAGTTGTTTGATGTTGTCCGGCTGTGGCGCGCTGGTGAAAAGCGAATATCAGCAGCCGGAGGTATCGGTTCCGGCGCAATGGCGTACGGAAATTACCGGGCCGGCTTATTTGGCAAGTCATGAACATTGGTGGGATAACTTCAACGATCCGCAACTTTCGCAGTTAATCGCCCATGTACTCAGCAGCAATAACGATCTGGCGAAGGCGGGGCTGCAGCTGCAGCAGGCGCGTCTGGAAGCCGGCTTGAGCAATACCAACTTGACGCCGGACGTGACGCTGAGCGGCGGTGCCAGCAACAGCAAGAACTTGCGAGGCGGTGGCGCCAGCGAGGATTACCGTACGTCGCTAAGCCTGAGTTATGAGCTGGATCTGTGGGGGAAACTGGCGCGTACGCGCGAGCAAGCTGCCTGGTTGGTACAGGCTTCTGAGCTGGATAGGCAAAACGTCGCGCTGACGCTGATTGGCAATACCGCTGATTATTATTGGCAAATTGCCAAGCTTAATCAGCAGCTTGATGCGCAGCAACAGATGATGAGCATCGCACAGGAAACGCTTCGTCTGGTGCACGCGCGCCATGCCGCCGGCGCCGCCAGCCAAATAGAACTTTTGCAGGCGCGCCAATCGGTGAACGACCGGGAAAATCAACAGCAAAGCCTGCAGCAGCAGCGTGAAGCAGCGCGTAATGCTCTGGCTATTTTATTCAATAATTCGCCGGACGTACGTCAGCCGGAGCGCCGTGCGCTGGATGCCGGACAGGACGTGCCGATCGCCGCTAGCGTACCGTTGGCGGTAATCGGTCGCAGGCCGGACGTTCAGGGGACGGAGAGGCGTTTGAGAGCCGCCCTGGCCGGCTCCGATGTCGCGCGGCTCAATTTTTATCCGTCGCTGTCTTTGACGGCATCGCTGAGCGCCGGCAGCGCCATATTTCAGCAGTGGTTCAGCCAGCCGATCAGAGCATTGGGCAGCAGCGTAGCGCTGCCTTTCGTACAGTGGAACACCATGAGGCTCACGGCAGAAAAAGCCAAGCTTGATGTCCAGCAGCAGGTTATTGCGTTTCGTAGTGCGGTATATAACGCACTTTCTGATGTGGATAACGCGATGGCGCAGCGGCTGAGTTATCAGCAGCAGAAACGGCGCCTGTTGGAAAACTTGCGGCTTAGCCAGCAGCGGCTGACGTTGGCTGAGAGCCAGTACCGCGCCGGTGCGGTGTCGTTCCAGACATTACTTGATGCGCAGGATGCCCGCTTGAGCAGTGAAAACAGCCTGGCGGAAATGCAATACAACTACCTGAACGCCACGATGAAATTATGGTTGGCCTTGGGGGGCGCAGTGGATAAGGACGAAATGACAGAGGGAAATACTCATGGATAA
- a CDS encoding beta-ketoacyl-[acyl-carrier-protein] synthase family protein, whose translation MDNMSSPRRVVVTGYGAVTPLGENAQQSWAAMMDYRLGYQYHDRSAAGIQSRFFGVVASEPDLKSVPAAIRRRLPRFARLALGAAKEAVEMAFQGAAPVDYYDPLECGAIIGSGWAGQDESYDTFDMYQRSGLGSPFACFLSMPNVATAACSLLWGLRGYQNTPIAACATGTMAIGDAFEAIRHGRASMILAGAGESLRSDPAVWDIDVLRALAREQQDITKACCPFSLDRNGFVLSEGAAVLCLEERDAALARGAVILGEIKGYGNYSDAFDFTAPADDKVARVKTIRRALAQAGISVHDVDYINAHGTSTPLNDLNETEAIKLAFGKAAYTTPLSSTKSYSGHLIAAAGSFESIICLQAMEHQLMPATCNLKNPDPACDLDYISEGHRAASLHNTLNLSFGFGGANAALVIGRGNDAV comes from the coding sequence ATGGATAACATGTCTTCGCCACGTCGGGTGGTGGTCACCGGCTATGGTGCGGTAACGCCGCTGGGAGAGAATGCGCAGCAGAGCTGGGCGGCAATGATGGATTATCGCCTGGGCTATCAATATCACGATCGATCCGCCGCGGGGATTCAGTCACGCTTTTTTGGCGTGGTCGCGTCAGAACCTGATTTGAAGTCAGTACCGGCGGCGATTCGGCGTCGTTTGCCGCGCTTTGCGCGTTTGGCACTCGGAGCGGCCAAAGAAGCCGTCGAGATGGCGTTTCAGGGGGCTGCGCCCGTCGATTACTACGACCCGCTGGAGTGCGGCGCGATTATTGGCAGCGGCTGGGCCGGACAGGATGAAAGCTATGACACCTTTGATATGTATCAGCGCAGCGGGTTAGGGTCGCCTTTTGCCTGTTTCCTTTCCATGCCGAATGTTGCGACCGCTGCCTGCAGTTTGCTGTGGGGGCTGCGCGGCTATCAGAATACGCCAATCGCCGCCTGTGCGACCGGCACAATGGCTATCGGCGATGCGTTTGAGGCAATCCGCCATGGGCGCGCCTCCATGATACTGGCGGGCGCTGGTGAATCGCTGCGCTCCGACCCGGCTGTGTGGGATATTGACGTGTTGCGCGCGTTGGCGCGTGAGCAGCAGGATATCACCAAAGCCTGCTGCCCATTTAGTCTGGATCGCAACGGATTTGTGCTGTCGGAAGGCGCGGCGGTGCTGTGTCTGGAAGAGCGTGATGCCGCGTTGGCGCGTGGCGCAGTGATTCTTGGCGAGATAAAAGGCTACGGCAACTATTCTGATGCGTTTGATTTCACTGCACCGGCAGACGATAAGGTCGCCAGAGTGAAAACCATCCGGCGGGCGTTGGCGCAGGCCGGCATTAGTGTACATGACGTGGATTACATCAATGCGCACGGGACATCGACGCCGCTGAACGATCTTAATGAGACCGAGGCAATTAAACTGGCCTTTGGCAAGGCGGCATATACCACGCCGCTATCGAGCACCAAATCTTATTCCGGCCACCTGATTGCCGCTGCCGGCAGCTTTGAGTCGATTATCTGCTTACAGGCAATGGAACATCAGTTGATGCCGGCGACCTGTAACCTGAAAAATCCCGATCCGGCCTGCGATCTGGATTACATCAGCGAAGGGCACCGGGCGGCGTCATTGCACAATACGCTAAACCTGAGTTTCGGCTTTGGCGGTGCCAATGCGGCACTGGTTATCGGCAGGGGTAACGATGCGGTGTAA
- a CDS encoding MaoC family dehydratase produces MRCNYTRSDAEQWAAFSGDYNPIHFDLQWARKLGSERLTVHGMRAMLDMKQALSEALRPVPPDAHFFRFSARLRQPVRCGLDYRLDVVATEYQASGRLLDERSGESCFSAKLVPSVAFDIADVPHIQRLKRQDVEALGRRFPGAPLLQWSFLDALLFQRIVSSAEILSAIKERLPTMQARTLIDVFAQLSVVQTHHDVHFNVDLLASGALCCGDDALSYVILPSLIVGDGDSGLVVRIEVQCWTPQSPLLASAVTLKTASYTQR; encoded by the coding sequence ATGCGGTGTAACTATACGCGTAGCGATGCGGAGCAATGGGCGGCATTTTCCGGTGACTACAACCCGATACATTTTGACCTGCAATGGGCGCGCAAACTTGGCAGTGAGCGGCTGACGGTGCACGGTATGCGCGCCATGCTGGACATGAAGCAGGCTTTAAGCGAGGCATTGCGGCCTGTACCGCCGGATGCGCACTTTTTCCGCTTTAGCGCCCGACTGCGGCAGCCGGTACGCTGCGGCCTTGATTATCGGCTGGACGTCGTCGCCACGGAGTATCAGGCGAGTGGCAGGTTGCTGGATGAGCGCAGCGGTGAGAGCTGTTTCAGCGCCAAATTGGTCCCTTCTGTTGCGTTTGACATTGCTGATGTTCCCCATATTCAGCGGCTGAAACGGCAGGATGTCGAAGCACTTGGCCGGCGTTTCCCGGGAGCACCTCTGCTGCAATGGAGCTTTTTGGATGCGCTGCTGTTCCAACGTATCGTGTCGTCGGCGGAAATCTTGTCGGCAATAAAAGAACGATTGCCGACAATGCAGGCGCGGACGCTGATTGATGTTTTTGCACAACTGTCGGTGGTACAGACGCATCATGACGTGCATTTTAACGTTGATTTGTTGGCGTCCGGCGCACTGTGTTGTGGCGACGATGCCTTGTCTTACGTCATATTGCCGTCACTGATTGTCGGTGATGGCGACAGCGGGCTGGTGGTACGGATAGAAGTGCAGTGCTGGACGCCGCAAAGCCCTTTATTGGCGAGCGCGGTAACGTTAAAAACGGCGAGTTATACGCAACGGTAG